One Deinococcus cellulosilyticus NBRC 106333 = KACC 11606 genomic window carries:
- a CDS encoding MalY/PatB family protein, translated as MKEIFDAITPETCRRYPGSKWQTHPESVLPLWVADMDFPIASEIQQAIIERVNTGFVGYPMHGGGPELHLALQKRLQERFQWHIEPADVLIVPSLGRALHTCIAAASRPGEGVITQTPVYHRFLIGIRETGRTTLENPMVFSEQGWELDFDHLETLVTPDTRVLMLCNPQNPTGRVWARPELDRLAAFVLKHNLFVVSDELHADVNYGSHHTVFASLSPELEQRTFTLYGPGKTFNLAGLGLGFVISRNPALLQKYREVLLGTLPEPNVLSSAAVLAAYTQAEHWESEVLAYLQANRDHLMARLSAELPDVRWAPLEATYTLLLNLRAYPFAREAQKVLLGEGLAFNDGASFGKDFWGYVRINFATSRQILDQAVNRLVHILQKHQATAAIQ; from the coding sequence ATGAAAGAGATTTTTGATGCCATCACCCCTGAGACTTGCAGACGGTATCCCGGATCGAAGTGGCAGACCCATCCTGAAAGTGTTCTGCCGCTGTGGGTGGCAGACATGGATTTTCCCATTGCATCAGAAATTCAACAGGCCATCATCGAACGTGTCAACACGGGATTTGTGGGGTATCCCATGCATGGAGGGGGTCCCGAACTTCATCTGGCCCTTCAGAAAAGACTGCAGGAGCGTTTTCAGTGGCACATCGAACCTGCAGATGTGCTCATTGTGCCCAGTCTGGGCCGTGCCCTCCACACCTGCATTGCTGCAGCCAGTCGGCCTGGAGAGGGGGTCATCACCCAGACACCCGTATACCACCGCTTCTTGATTGGGATTCGGGAAACAGGGCGCACCACGCTTGAAAATCCCATGGTTTTTTCCGAACAGGGCTGGGAACTGGACTTTGATCACCTTGAAACCCTGGTCACTCCAGACACCCGGGTCCTGATGCTGTGCAACCCCCAGAACCCCACCGGGCGGGTCTGGGCCAGGCCCGAACTCGACCGTCTTGCCGCATTTGTTCTGAAACACAACCTTTTTGTGGTTTCTGATGAACTGCATGCAGATGTGAATTACGGCTCACACCACACCGTTTTTGCCAGCCTGAGCCCTGAACTTGAGCAGCGAACCTTCACCCTTTATGGCCCCGGAAAAACGTTCAATCTGGCCGGTTTGGGACTGGGATTCGTGATTTCCCGCAATCCTGCACTGCTGCAGAAATACAGAGAGGTGCTCCTGGGCACGCTTCCCGAACCCAATGTGCTCTCTTCTGCTGCTGTCCTTGCTGCATACACCCAGGCTGAGCACTGGGAAAGTGAAGTTCTGGCTTACCTGCAGGCGAACCGGGACCACCTGATGGCAAGGCTTTCCGCAGAACTCCCTGATGTGCGCTGGGCTCCGCTGGAAGCGACCTACACGCTGCTGCTGAACCTCAGGGCCTATCCTTTTGCCCGTGAAGCCCAGAAGGTGTTGCTCGGAGAAGGACTGGCGTTCAATGATGGGGCCAGCTTCGGAAAAGACTTCTGGGGATACGTGCGCATCAACTTTGCCACCAGCAGACAGATCCTCGATCAGGCAGTGAACCGACTGGTGCACATTCTGCAGAAACATCAGGCCACTGCCGCAATTCAGTGA
- a CDS encoding ROK family protein, protein MTEFALALDIGGSHVTAAVVDLRERLLLERSLVRKGVEESAPAHHLLDTWAVAAHQAHRLVGSPRLTHIGIAIPSPFDYQGGFSLHEHKFRLLRGMNLTEGLRERWMSSALAQVPVLYGNDADLFVLGEWWGGTARGAERVLGVTLGTGLGSGFLERGRVLTHDPRVPPDGELWNTPYRSTIAEDYASGRSIVLHHTRLTSRNWTVHEISTAARDHDPHAQQVMQHFGEELGQILTPWVSGFQPGLVVLGGNIARALDCFEAPLKARLQDVPIVTSTLFEQASLFGGAALCQASEQYEQMDAPQLKL, encoded by the coding sequence ATGACCGAGTTCGCACTGGCCCTGGACATCGGGGGCAGTCATGTGACGGCCGCAGTGGTGGACCTGCGAGAGCGCCTGCTGCTTGAAAGAAGTCTGGTGCGTAAAGGGGTGGAGGAATCTGCCCCTGCCCACCACCTGCTCGACACCTGGGCCGTGGCCGCCCACCAGGCCCATCGGCTGGTCGGCTCTCCAAGGCTCACCCACATTGGCATTGCCATCCCCAGCCCTTTTGATTACCAGGGCGGATTTTCCCTGCATGAGCACAAGTTCCGTCTGCTCAGGGGCATGAACCTCACCGAGGGCCTCAGAGAACGCTGGATGAGCAGTGCCCTGGCACAGGTCCCTGTTCTGTATGGCAACGATGCTGACCTGTTCGTGCTGGGAGAATGGTGGGGTGGAACGGCCCGGGGCGCAGAACGGGTGCTGGGCGTCACGCTGGGCACCGGCCTGGGATCAGGGTTTCTGGAACGAGGTCGTGTGCTCACCCATGACCCCAGGGTCCCCCCAGACGGTGAACTCTGGAACACCCCCTACCGCAGTACCATCGCTGAGGACTACGCTTCAGGGCGCTCCATTGTGCTTCACCACACCCGCCTCACCTCCAGAAACTGGACGGTGCACGAAATCAGCACTGCCGCCAGAGACCATGATCCACACGCCCAGCAGGTCATGCAGCATTTCGGCGAAGAACTCGGGCAAATCCTCACTCCGTGGGTGTCAGGCTTTCAGCCTGGTCTGGTGGTGCTGGGGGGAAACATTGCCCGGGCTCTGGATTGCTTTGAAGCACCTCTGAAAGCCCGTCTGCAGGATGTGCCCATCGTGACCAGCACCCTCTTTGAACAGGCCAGCCTGTTTGGAGGGGCCGCACTTTGTCAGGCATCTGAACAATATGAACAAATGGATGCACCACAGCTGAAGCTGTGA
- the cynS gene encoding cyanase gives MIREEVTQMILNAKARENLSWSALAETLGQSKEWSTAALLGQMTLSKEQAEQVGARLNLPAEAIQTLQTVPYKGSLPTAVPTDPLIYRFYELIQVYGTTIKALIHEEFGDGIMSAIDFSMDISREEDPRGDRVKIVLNGKFLPYKMY, from the coding sequence ATGATTCGTGAAGAAGTCACCCAGATGATCCTGAATGCCAAAGCCCGTGAAAACCTCAGCTGGAGTGCCCTGGCAGAAACCCTGGGACAGAGCAAAGAGTGGAGCACAGCTGCCCTGCTCGGTCAGATGACCCTTTCAAAAGAGCAGGCAGAGCAAGTGGGGGCACGACTGAACCTTCCTGCAGAAGCCATCCAGACCCTGCAGACCGTTCCATACAAAGGATCACTTCCCACGGCTGTTCCCACAGATCCCCTGATCTACCGGTTTTATGAGCTGATTCAGGTGTATGGCACCACCATCAAGGCCCTGATTCATGAGGAATTTGGAGATGGCATCATGAGCGCCATTGACTTCTCAATGGACATCTCCAGAGAAGAGGACCCCAGAGGAGACCGGGTCAAAATCGTACTGAATGGCAAATTCCTGCCTTATAAAATGTACTGA
- the ispG gene encoding flavodoxin-dependent (E)-4-hydroxy-3-methylbut-2-enyl-diphosphate synthase, whose translation MIKRRKTVNVNVGGVWVGSDHPIVVQSMTNTDTADAEATAIQVAQLYNAGSEVVRITVNNKQSAAAVPEIVQRLEDIGIRVPLVGDFHYNGHILLREFPKTAELLAKYRINPGNVGVGDRHDENFATMIEVAKDFDKPVRIGVNWGSLDQSVLARMMDENVKLPEPRSGTDVMIDAMIVSALESAHYAESLGLKHDRIIISAKVSSAPELWQVYRLLAAKCDYPLHLGLTEAGMGDKGVVASTAGLSVLLAEGIGDTIRVSITPEPGAPRKKEVEVAQQILQSLGLRQFLPQVTACPGCGRTTSTLFQEMARDIQGYIKERMPEWKKTLPGVETMQVAVMGCIVNGPGESKHANIGISLPGTGEDPRAPVYQDGKLLTTLKGPRIVEEFQALLEAYVQKTYGAIVS comes from the coding sequence ATGATCAAGCGTCGCAAGACCGTCAATGTGAATGTGGGTGGGGTGTGGGTGGGTTCAGACCATCCGATTGTGGTCCAGAGCATGACCAACACCGACACTGCAGATGCCGAGGCCACCGCCATTCAGGTGGCCCAGCTTTACAACGCGGGCAGTGAAGTGGTCCGCATCACCGTCAACAACAAGCAGAGTGCTGCTGCCGTTCCAGAAATCGTCCAGCGTCTGGAGGACATTGGCATCAGGGTGCCTCTGGTGGGAGATTTCCATTACAACGGGCACATCCTCCTGAGGGAATTCCCGAAAACCGCAGAACTGCTGGCCAAGTACCGCATCAACCCTGGCAACGTCGGAGTGGGGGACAGGCACGACGAGAACTTCGCCACCATGATTGAGGTCGCAAAAGACTTCGACAAACCCGTGCGCATCGGGGTGAACTGGGGCAGCCTGGACCAGTCGGTGCTCGCTCGCATGATGGACGAGAACGTCAAACTGCCCGAGCCCCGCAGTGGCACAGACGTGATGATCGACGCCATGATTGTCTCTGCTCTGGAAAGTGCCCACTATGCTGAAAGCCTGGGTCTGAAGCACGACAGAATCATCATCTCGGCCAAGGTGTCCAGTGCCCCGGAACTCTGGCAGGTGTACCGACTGCTGGCTGCAAAATGCGATTATCCCCTCCACCTCGGTCTCACCGAAGCAGGAATGGGAGACAAGGGTGTGGTGGCTTCCACTGCAGGACTTTCTGTGCTGCTGGCAGAGGGCATTGGGGACACCATCCGTGTGTCCATCACTCCAGAGCCCGGTGCACCCCGCAAGAAGGAAGTGGAAGTGGCCCAGCAGATCCTGCAGAGCCTCGGGCTTCGCCAGTTCTTGCCTCAGGTGACCGCCTGCCCAGGATGTGGACGCACCACCAGCACCCTCTTTCAGGAGATGGCCCGGGACATCCAGGGTTACATCAAAGAGCGCATGCCCGAATGGAAGAAGACCCTCCCGGGTGTGGAAACCATGCAGGTTGCTGTGATGGGCTGCATAGTGAATGGCCCTGGCGAATCCAAACACGCCAACATCGGGATATCCCTTCCGGGAACCGGAGAGGACCCCAGAGCTCCTGTTTATCAGGACGGCAAACTCCTGACCACCCTGAAAGGTCCTCGCATCGTGGAAGAATTCCAGGCCCTGCTCGAAGCCTACGTCCAGAAGACTTACGGTGCAATTGTTTCCTGA
- a CDS encoding GNAT family N-acetyltransferase, which produces MQIRPFQPEDTQGIVQLILPIQTEEFGIPITLEDQPDLLDIQNFYQQGQGNFWVAVQDGQVVGTISLLDIGNNQGALRKMFVHPDFRGKPFGTAQKLLEVLLSWAREKGMKEVLLGTTAKYLAAHRFYEKNGFVQMEAEDLPANFPRMQVDTRFYRISPDQYIL; this is translated from the coding sequence ATGCAAATCCGACCATTCCAGCCAGAAGACACCCAGGGCATTGTTCAACTGATCCTTCCGATCCAGACCGAAGAATTTGGCATTCCCATCACGCTGGAGGACCAGCCTGACCTGCTGGACATCCAGAATTTCTACCAGCAAGGGCAAGGGAACTTCTGGGTGGCAGTGCAGGATGGCCAGGTGGTGGGCACCATCTCATTGCTCGACATCGGCAACAATCAGGGGGCATTGAGAAAGATGTTCGTGCATCCCGACTTCCGGGGAAAGCCTTTTGGTACCGCCCAGAAGTTGCTTGAGGTCCTGCTGTCCTGGGCCAGAGAAAAAGGCATGAAAGAGGTGCTTCTGGGAACCACCGCAAAGTATCTGGCTGCCCACAGGTTCTACGAGAAAAATGGTTTTGTGCAGATGGAAGCTGAGGATCTTCCTGCAAACTTTCCCAGAATGCAGGTGGACACCCGTTTCTACCGGATCAGCCCTGATCAGTACATTTTATAA
- the mutM gene encoding bifunctional DNA-formamidopyrimidine glycosylase/DNA-(apurinic or apyrimidinic site) lyase: MPELPEVETTRRLIEPFLLGQVIESIDHENNHRYTDLSNVVGKRITELSRRGKYIIARFEEPLELIVHLGMTGGFRLDEGKHTRVTVKTAKGTVYFQDSRKFGKWQVIPKGEYATMPTLQDMGPEPLSDDFRLEDFVQDMAACGKVKPYLLSQKPVAGLGNIYVDEALWHAQIHPEAVNLTQEQSTRLYHAIRDVIGRAVQAGGSTLSDGTYGQLDGNPGYFQFDHVAYAREGKACQRCDTPLEKYWLAQRGTHFCPRCQQL, translated from the coding sequence ATGCCAGAGTTGCCAGAAGTGGAAACCACCCGTCGCCTGATTGAGCCTTTCCTGCTTGGACAGGTGATCGAGTCCATCGACCATGAGAACAACCACCGTTACACTGACCTCAGCAATGTGGTTGGGAAACGCATCACCGAACTGTCCCGCAGAGGGAAATACATCATTGCCCGTTTCGAGGAACCCCTGGAATTGATCGTTCACCTCGGGATGACCGGAGGGTTTCGACTGGATGAGGGCAAGCACACCCGTGTCACTGTAAAAACCGCAAAGGGCACCGTGTACTTTCAGGATTCCCGCAAGTTTGGCAAATGGCAAGTGATCCCAAAAGGGGAATATGCCACCATGCCGACCCTGCAAGACATGGGACCGGAGCCCCTCAGTGATGATTTCAGGCTTGAGGATTTTGTTCAGGACATGGCTGCCTGTGGAAAGGTGAAGCCGTATCTGCTCTCCCAGAAACCTGTGGCAGGCCTCGGGAACATCTATGTGGATGAGGCCCTGTGGCATGCCCAGATCCACCCTGAAGCAGTGAACCTGACGCAGGAGCAATCCACCCGTCTGTACCATGCCATTCGGGACGTGATTGGCAGGGCTGTGCAGGCTGGAGGGAGCACGTTGTCGGATGGAACCTATGGGCAACTTGATGGCAACCCTGGCTATTTCCAGTTTGACCATGTGGCCTATGCCAGAGAGGGAAAGGCCTGCCAGAGGTGCGACACGCCACTGGAAAAGTACTGGCTGGCCCAGCGGGGCACCCACTTCTGTCCAAGGTGTCAGCAACTCTGA
- a CDS encoding PIG-L deacetylase family protein produces the protein MNRPANRRSRRPILVLAVLAVIAGILYLIFRNLLTVPPEEAVSRGKELLQKKTVLAVVAHPDDLEWYIGGTLHRLAQAGANVQVVVASSGEKGPNRFDAPNLPGVREQEQSAAGKINGYTRIHFLRLPDRGVAKDPRFVPEVTRIFNEVRPDAVFVFDPDYPSLPYLHADHQGSARLFLGFWNTLGADRPPVYLFQTRRPDVAVDISDAIETKALALSQHRSQYGNRDPNGGRMLEVFRSEGSRVGVEFAELFRLLR, from the coding sequence ATGAACAGACCTGCAAACCGACGTTCCCGACGCCCTATCCTGGTTCTGGCTGTCCTGGCCGTCATCGCAGGCATCCTGTACCTGATCTTCCGAAACCTTCTCACTGTTCCACCTGAAGAGGCCGTGTCCAGGGGAAAAGAACTGCTGCAGAAGAAAACTGTTCTGGCTGTGGTGGCCCACCCCGATGATCTGGAGTGGTACATCGGCGGGACCTTGCACAGGCTTGCCCAGGCAGGTGCCAATGTGCAGGTGGTGGTGGCATCTTCTGGCGAGAAAGGCCCCAACCGATTCGATGCACCCAACCTGCCCGGGGTCCGGGAGCAGGAGCAATCCGCAGCAGGAAAAATCAATGGTTACACCCGAATCCATTTCTTGCGTCTGCCGGACCGTGGTGTGGCAAAAGATCCCCGTTTTGTCCCTGAAGTCACCCGCATCTTCAATGAGGTGCGTCCTGATGCTGTTTTTGTCTTTGATCCAGATTACCCTTCCCTGCCTTATCTGCATGCAGACCATCAGGGTTCAGCACGGCTGTTTCTGGGTTTCTGGAACACGCTGGGGGCGGATCGGCCTCCGGTTTACCTGTTCCAGACCCGCAGGCCAGATGTGGCTGTAGACATCAGTGATGCCATTGAAACCAAAGCTCTGGCTCTTTCACAGCACCGCAGCCAGTACGGAAACCGCGACCCCAATGGTGGGCGCATGCTGGAGGTTTTCCGTTCCGAAGGTTCACGGGTGGGTGTGGAATTTGCAGAGCTTTTCAGGCTGCTTCGCTGA
- a CDS encoding type I phosphomannose isomerase catalytic subunit, giving the protein MSHLLQLIPEHHTRVWGGHRLKPDSIDPVGEAWVVYEHNLVASGPHKGQKLSEVIQQEGERLLGSNAWQSTGERFPLLIKLLDCTDWLSIQVHPNDEQARELHGPDQFGKTEAWHVLEAAEGAKVIAGIRAGTSPEALKEAILAAQVEPLSEYVQVKAGDTIFMPAGTLHALGPGLFIYEVQQTSDITYRVYDWDRPASAGRKLHLEESAQVTRSDLSGQVNPYPELEDNDLKPVVTSPYFVTEVLQATSSPLNLKTTGESFHVVTVIEGEADVRLGKETVHLGLFETVLVPANAGEYTLTSSTGKARALRSSLP; this is encoded by the coding sequence ATGTCACACCTTTTGCAACTGATCCCTGAGCACCACACCCGGGTCTGGGGGGGTCACCGCCTGAAACCCGACAGCATTGACCCCGTTGGTGAAGCCTGGGTGGTCTACGAACACAACCTCGTCGCCTCCGGCCCTCACAAAGGCCAGAAGCTCTCTGAAGTGATCCAGCAGGAAGGAGAAAGACTGCTCGGAAGCAACGCCTGGCAGAGCACAGGCGAGCGTTTTCCCCTGCTGATCAAACTGCTGGACTGCACCGACTGGCTCTCGATCCAGGTCCATCCCAATGATGAGCAGGCCCGTGAGCTGCATGGCCCGGACCAGTTTGGCAAAACCGAAGCCTGGCACGTCCTGGAAGCTGCAGAAGGTGCAAAAGTCATCGCAGGCATCAGGGCAGGAACTTCACCAGAAGCGCTCAAAGAAGCCATTCTTGCAGCACAAGTGGAGCCTCTGTCTGAATACGTCCAGGTCAAAGCTGGAGACACCATCTTCATGCCAGCAGGCACCCTCCACGCACTGGGTCCAGGGCTTTTCATCTACGAAGTGCAGCAAACCAGCGACATCACCTACCGGGTTTACGACTGGGACCGTCCGGCCAGCGCAGGTCGCAAGCTGCATCTTGAAGAGTCTGCCCAGGTCACCCGATCAGACCTCTCAGGGCAGGTGAACCCCTACCCGGAACTCGAGGACAATGATCTGAAACCTGTGGTGACCAGCCCCTATTTTGTCACCGAGGTGCTCCAGGCCACCTCTTCCCCACTGAACCTCAAAACCACCGGAGAGAGCTTCCATGTGGTGACCGTCATCGAAGGGGAGGCAGACGTGAGGCTTGGGAAAGAAACTGTACACCTGGGCCTGTTTGAAACCGTGCTTGTTCCAGCAAACGCCGGGGAATACACCCTGACCTCCAGCACAGGCAAAGCCAGAGCCTTGCGCTCCAGTTTGCCCTGA
- a CDS encoding DUF423 domain-containing protein, whose protein sequence is MTLFYAALLGGLGVASGAFGAHALKDMLPADLLATFETGVRYQMYHALALLGLGAARFKSRGILFLFLGTLIFSFSLYLLALTGVRVLGAITPIGGVLQIIGWVMVALDARKAKW, encoded by the coding sequence ATGACCCTGTTCTATGCTGCCCTACTCGGTGGTCTTGGTGTGGCCTCTGGCGCTTTTGGAGCCCATGCCCTCAAGGACATGCTCCCTGCTGACCTGCTGGCGACTTTTGAAACCGGAGTGCGCTACCAGATGTACCATGCCCTCGCCCTGCTGGGTCTAGGCGCTGCGAGGTTCAAAAGCAGAGGCATTTTGTTTCTGTTCCTTGGGACGCTCATTTTTTCTTTCAGCCTGTACCTGTTGGCCCTCACGGGGGTCAGGGTGCTGGGAGCCATCACTCCGATTGGAGGTGTGTTGCAGATCATTGGCTGGGTGATGGTTGCACTTGATGCCCGCAAGGCAAAATGGTGA
- a CDS encoding DNA alkylation repair protein, whose amino-acid sequence MVNAEDFVQKVQAALEPLSNPGQAPAMQKYMKDRFDFLGIKRPARTEATRPLLRQLQPQEALPAAQHLWTLTGREYQYVAVDILAKHVKMLSPEDLSAIRALIQTHSWWDTVDLLASKVVGGLVRRHPELKAEMDRWSEDPDFWVRRTAVLHQLSFKKETDQERLFAFALKNAPDAEFFIRKAIGWALREHAKTSPEAVRTFVEAHRAQFSGLTIREAFKHF is encoded by the coding sequence ATGGTGAACGCTGAAGATTTTGTCCAGAAGGTTCAGGCGGCTCTGGAACCCCTGAGCAATCCCGGGCAGGCACCAGCCATGCAGAAATACATGAAGGACCGGTTCGATTTTCTGGGAATCAAGAGGCCTGCCCGCACCGAAGCCACCCGTCCCCTCCTCCGGCAGTTGCAGCCACAGGAAGCCCTCCCTGCTGCACAGCACTTGTGGACCCTGACCGGGCGGGAATACCAGTATGTCGCTGTGGACATCCTGGCAAAACACGTCAAAATGCTCTCTCCAGAAGATCTTTCAGCCATTCGTGCACTGATCCAGACGCATTCCTGGTGGGACACTGTGGACCTGCTGGCTTCAAAGGTGGTGGGAGGTCTGGTGCGCAGGCACCCTGAACTCAAAGCAGAGATGGACCGCTGGAGTGAAGACCCGGATTTCTGGGTGCGCCGGACAGCCGTCCTGCACCAGCTGTCCTTCAAGAAGGAAACCGATCAGGAAAGGCTTTTTGCGTTTGCCCTGAAAAATGCCCCTGATGCAGAGTTTTTCATTCGCAAGGCCATCGGGTGGGCACTGAGAGAGCATGCAAAAACCAGCCCCGAGGCTGTGCGCACCTTTGTTGAGGCACATCGGGCACAGTTCTCAGGGCTGACCATCAGAGAGGCATTCAAGCACTTCTGA
- a CDS encoding tetratricopeptide repeat protein — protein sequence MLAKHLMLSLMLSGAAFAQTRGAVSWFHPATPQDAETAALLSYDVALNFGLLKPHQTQVFTAPLLTPNGPQLPMDVLYYEGFAEPTLPEHLQVLQDALGVRTVIGGLVKGEQVTLLLQQGDQYQEVQVKAPANDLRKTTLKKVAELLKTSLILPKLTPKELALPLRDLEKLDVLAAVAPYKDAKDPVAKAFFESLLSPKEHLDQAYQAILQGPKRLLELNVGQVPSLITYQALYLEQNGQTDEALKLLATSKYPYAKTLSEVIELTRGKKLPESWPPQNRGVLTQAQAVILQATGEKVQDTREGLYNVLPNSEYALQEFSFLAFDRNDFKTARSVMERLVTLNPYKPLYWTNLGWAQYKTGNAQLALRSTQQTLQLDPRDEIAAYNLGLYHVALGNDLEAQDAYDYALGLGTYKDTQMAVQDLTEGTETRYHFYSGVLNEQLGDYPKALKDIKVYLGSSLSPAQKDNAEQIVARLEQARCDFELKDQPWFVVKGQPTTQLKQGQYLQADFNVRCAVVLPLPVTVKYTLSQNGEVVSAAEFTPPLKPSTNGFRINEALVPLFEVKDGELKSEIVVTGANGFSKTFTQTYPVQGQATLKERLDSAGLKLVNLYGTPVVSTDVISDLSRQVNTLLQDQAQFKAMYPGLTEQQMAAVSTVTPQKVEQALLVLLSRVGAELAPGSEVYFPDEYIGFVLQGQQAQQN from the coding sequence ATGCTTGCAAAACACCTGATGTTAAGTTTGATGCTGAGCGGTGCTGCCTTCGCCCAGACCCGTGGGGCTGTCAGCTGGTTTCATCCAGCCACCCCCCAGGATGCTGAAACAGCTGCACTGCTTTCTTATGATGTTGCACTGAATTTTGGACTCCTGAAACCCCACCAGACCCAGGTTTTTACTGCCCCTCTTCTCACCCCGAATGGGCCACAGTTGCCCATGGATGTGCTGTATTACGAAGGGTTTGCCGAGCCTACCCTCCCGGAACACCTGCAGGTTCTGCAAGATGCGCTGGGTGTTCGCACGGTGATTGGAGGTCTGGTCAAAGGGGAACAGGTGACCTTGCTCCTGCAACAGGGAGACCAGTACCAGGAGGTCCAGGTCAAGGCTCCAGCCAACGACCTGCGCAAGACCACCCTCAAAAAAGTGGCCGAACTGCTGAAAACCAGCCTGATTTTGCCAAAACTGACCCCGAAAGAGCTGGCCCTGCCGCTGCGTGACCTGGAGAAACTGGATGTCCTGGCAGCTGTTGCGCCCTACAAAGATGCAAAAGATCCTGTTGCCAAAGCATTTTTTGAATCATTGCTCTCTCCGAAAGAGCATCTTGATCAGGCGTATCAGGCCATTTTGCAGGGTCCAAAGCGGCTGCTGGAACTGAATGTGGGTCAGGTGCCCAGCCTGATCACCTATCAGGCCCTGTATCTCGAACAGAATGGCCAGACCGATGAGGCCCTGAAGTTGCTGGCCACTTCAAAATACCCCTATGCCAAAACCCTCTCGGAAGTGATTGAGCTGACCCGTGGGAAAAAACTCCCGGAATCCTGGCCTCCTCAGAACAGAGGGGTGCTCACCCAGGCCCAGGCAGTGATTCTGCAGGCCACTGGAGAGAAGGTGCAGGACACCCGCGAAGGCCTGTACAACGTGCTCCCCAACTCCGAGTATGCCCTGCAGGAATTCAGTTTCCTGGCTTTTGACCGCAACGATTTCAAGACAGCACGCAGTGTCATGGAACGACTGGTCACCCTCAACCCTTACAAACCCCTGTACTGGACCAATCTGGGCTGGGCACAATACAAGACTGGGAATGCGCAACTGGCCCTGCGTTCCACACAGCAGACCCTGCAGCTTGACCCCAGAGATGAAATCGCGGCTTACAACCTCGGCCTTTACCATGTTGCACTGGGGAATGACCTGGAGGCCCAGGATGCCTATGACTACGCACTGGGTCTGGGCACCTACAAGGACACCCAGATGGCCGTTCAGGACCTGACCGAGGGCACAGAAACCCGATACCACTTCTACAGCGGCGTGTTGAATGAGCAGCTTGGAGATTATCCCAAAGCCCTGAAAGACATCAAAGTCTACCTGGGATCCAGCCTCAGCCCTGCCCAGAAGGACAATGCAGAGCAGATTGTGGCCCGGCTGGAACAGGCCCGTTGCGACTTTGAATTGAAAGACCAGCCCTGGTTTGTGGTCAAAGGCCAGCCCACCACCCAGCTGAAACAGGGCCAGTACTTGCAGGCAGACTTCAACGTGCGCTGTGCAGTGGTGCTTCCATTGCCTGTTACGGTGAAATACACCCTTTCCCAGAATGGAGAAGTGGTCTCTGCTGCAGAATTCACGCCACCCCTCAAGCCCTCCACCAACGGATTCCGCATCAACGAGGCCCTGGTTCCCCTCTTTGAAGTCAAAGACGGTGAACTGAAAAGCGAGATTGTGGTCACCGGAGCCAACGGCTTCAGCAAGACCTTCACCCAGACCTACCCTGTGCAGGGACAGGCCACCCTCAAAGAGCGACTGGACAGTGCAGGCCTGAAACTGGTGAACCTTTACGGTACCCCTGTGGTCAGCACTGATGTGATCTCTGACCTCAGCAGGCAGGTGAACACACTTCTGCAGGACCAGGCGCAATTCAAGGCCATGTACCCTGGCCTGACCGAACAGCAGATGGCTGCGGTTTCCACCGTCACCCCCCAGAAAGTGGAGCAGGCCCTGCTGGTGCTCCTGAGCAGGGTCGGAGCAGAACTCGCTCCAGGCAGTGAAGTGTATTTCCCAGACGAATACATCGGGTTTGTGCTGCAAGGCCAGCAGGCCCAGCAAAACTGA